aacaaccaatatgtgaaaagacaatcatactcaaagacaaatcctcgaccctagtcccgcgacgggtcatcggtcaaatcgaggctgaccggtttaaacctagtttgaccaaactcgttcggtcaatctggcccagctcagagtcttggcctactttggcccaaatcacaaaattcatcacaatatcattctcatgccatttccaatttctatcatgtgaaaaactatcaacataaggaaatatattccaacttacaaaatatccaattcaattaaattctcgcataataatgattacccacatgccaaaaataccaaaatacataaatacgcaaacaaaagacccaaaacatcaaacattagacccaagacccgacccacACAACGGGCCATGAACCGGGCCTGAACCGGCCTGAACCGGGCCCTGAACCGCGCCCCTTTTCGGGCTGTTTTGGGCGGTTTTTCCgctctttttcctttttcctaccaaaatccgtttcaagctcaatttaataccgtctcaagcaacaatcaacaatacccatttcgtttcaatacttaaacatgtgaaaaacaacatatttaacaaactttaacaacaacaattcatgtgaaaattaaagttaacatgttattaatcacataagcatccaacacatcataaacaacaataatgtgacattaaatcgtcgagtaactcggaatagttaccttaagctagcaaagagacaagtaataacttgagaaagcttctaaaacccaaaattatgcatcatcttccacaatatatgagtctcctaactcatcttcatattcttcacctataagaacaaaaaaaacacataaattaGTCCTAAATTCAAAACTCTAAAAGATAAGACCCAAAacgaaattgggggaaatgaaaataaagcttactagtagatgaggattgaagagaagattccaaatatataagttttatgcaaattggtggagaaatgaaggatttatgatggttttagggattgtaaggaggttattttgagaggaatttggtgtttgagagaaggaggagagagagtgaattatggaggaaatgaaaattgaaagaggaggCATATGGAGGGGGAGGTGGCCGGTCCAAAGAGGGCATGGGGAGGttgggtcaattgtttacgttttgggtttgtttcgacggtaattagaaatattcgtcgaacgcaatttccgagaatattaaagttcttaaacacgattttactaaaagattaagtactcatttgcccaatatccaaactcgtttacccaacgaccgtaagaaatgggaaaatcccaatattacgacttttatcagaaatttattctatcaaagtaaaaggtttaaatatagtttgaattacttttaaacatttataaactatcaaaaataattacatttcttcaatataaaataagattatattttatcaaataaattttatttcaaataaattaatattaaattaaaatagattaaaatattacttttaaaatataataaaagtcttcaaatttacggggtgttacagtgctGAAGGAATTTTTCTTAACCAACGGAAATATACACTAGACATTATTAGTGAGGTCGGCCTCTTAGGTGCCAAACCTGCTTCTACTCCTATGGAGACCGATCACCAGCTCGTTACTATTGAAAGCGCATTCTTAACCGAGCCCGAGCGCTATCGTCGCCTGGTTGGCCGTCTTGTGTACTTAGCGATCACTCGACCCGACTTGTCTTTCTCGGTACATGTACTCTCTCAAATTCTAAATAATCCGCGAGGGCACACATGGAAGTCGCCTTACGAGTAGTGCGTTACTTGAAAGGAAGTCCCGGTCAAGGTGTCTTGCTACGATCGATAGCCAACTATCGATGTCGGGTTGGTGTGACTCGATTGGGGTAAATGTCCCTTAACTCGTCGCTCGCTCATCACAAAGTTGGTTTGTTTTTTTAGGGGACTCACTGTCTCTTGGAAAACGAAAAAACAACATACTGTCTCGCTTTCCTCAGCTGAAGCTGAATACCGGTCCATGGCTGCACTTGCTTGTGAGCTCAAGTGGCTAAAGGATCTTCTTGCAAGTTTGGGTGTTAATTTAACTTCTCCTATGCGGTTGTTTTGTGACAATCATCCATAATACACTTAGCCCAAAATCCCGTCTTCCATGAGCGTACCAAACTTAACTTTTACTGTTAAAATAAACTTTAACAACAAATATCCATTATCATAACATCAAAATTGATAAGGGCAATGCACACccatttatttcattaatatctCGTAAGTCTCAGTAACATAGCAAATTGACTAAAAATGTCAAAATTTCACTTCATTACAATTTATCGTCTAAAATGGCAATCATTGCATAACACATCTAAATTCCTCGCTAACTTGTATCGTACTCCACTTGCTGCAGTCAGCTTGTTCTTCACTCGTTCACACACTCTTTTCAAGTCATTTTCGAGCCCAACTCTGAAAAACAAAGGGTATCATTTAATATTTGAAACATGAATAGAAGAAGTTCTCTAGAAAGCATTTCGTAAGATGTAAAAATGGGCCAAAATGCTTATAAAGACCATGTCATATCAACAAGATGATATTATAAGCCATAGGCACGATATAATCGTACACTACCTGCAAAGTGTTGCTTGTAACCCATTGTCTTCCCCTTGAATCAACAAAACACGATACATCATTAGATTTAGAGCTCGTTTGAGACTGAATATATGAGTCAGGTCCTTGTATTGGGTGATGCCACGTAAAGTTTGTTCACCTTCAAAATCGGAATAATATGCTACTCGTCTAACCTGTGATTACATGATTTCCAAACCACTGGTTATATGAATGTAAATGGGAAATGGATGACTAGTCTTTTTAGTAAATCATATTTACAATCTGTTAGCACAAACTAAGCTGATCAATTATAGCAATGAAATACCCAAATAAATTTGAAAGTATCAAAATAACAAATCCAATCTCAAAATTATGTAATCGTTTCACATGCCCATTTTAAATAAGATGTATTACCTGACTAGCTCCTTCAAGTCTCTGCGGATGATGCTGATGCACATTTGTATCTTGAACACAACTTTCGCTCCTTGTACTCATCTAACAAAAAAAGAGTTATTACCTAAAGTATAACATGTGAGAAAAAATATAGACAGTACATGGGCGTTTTCTTACATTTCCGAGTCTTTGAAATCCATTTGGGTAAGTGTACATGCCAAACCCCCTATTATGCATCGGTGGATTTGTTGGTTAGCTTTCATAAGAGGATGGCTCACCTTGGATGTTTTCTTCACTTATGCCATTGTATTTTTTTGATGTAGCTTGCTTTGTCCGAGCTAGTTTGCAACCCCTTATATTATGACCAGGTAGACCACATATAGAGCAATTGCAAGTAGTACCTACTCGGCTTTTTTTAGACTTGCTTAAATTGTCTCCGGGTCCAGGCCTCCTTGCTTTTTTCGGCCTGCCAACCCTTACTTTCTTCAGCATATGAGCTATTATTGGTGGTTGTTGTGAAGTAGGCCATTCTTTTGTACCATTTAGGGGCTCCATAAGATAGTCATAAGCCTTTAGATACATACTCTTCCTATAACACTCGGCAACATATGCTTTAGGTCTCTCTTTATTATGCCATATTGCAGCAACAGTATGATTACATGGAATCCCATTTAATTGCCAAGCATTACAAGAACAAGTCTTGTTTAACAAATCAACAACATATCTTACTTGTGTGGCTCCTTCTCTCACACCAATGGTAAATCTGCCACCAAAAGCGGCATTCCACCCCCGAGCAGCGATTTTTGCCTTTTCTAACTGTTCTTGAGCTCTAGGACATATGGCCAAGTTTTTTGAACGAATAAAATCTCTCTTTTTGTGCAGCCTTTCCATAATGGACTCTCGTATATCTTCAAGCATTGTTATAATAGGTTTATGCCTTGAGTTTAGAATGAAAGCATTAAAAACCTCGCTCATATTATTATCAACGGCATCACATTGGCATTGTGGGGTATAGAAAGCTCTACACCATTTTTCATAATTTCTCCCCATTAGATTGGCAGCAGCTTCAGGGCTGATGGCATGCAATTTGTCAACATTTTCCTTAAATTCATTCGGGGTTGTGCTTTTTGCAATTTTCCAAAAGTGCATCCTATACTCTTGTCCTCCACCAAAAACCTCTCTAAAATTCATATACACATGTCTTGCACACACTCTTTGTTCAGCTTGTGGCCACATTTCAGCAACTGCTTTCAATAGACCTTTTTGTTGATCGGACATTACAGTGTAACCAGCGCCATCAGATGTCTGCAGATCTTCAGCTAACAATTGTAGAAACCAGCTCCAAGACTCAGTATTCTCCACATCGACTACGGCCCATGCAATTGGAAACATCTGGTTGTTCTCATCTCTCCCTACGGCCACCAACAATTGTCCCCCATATGGGCCTTTAAACCAACATCCATCTATAGAAATAAATGGTCTACAACCAGCAAGAAAACCCTCCTTAAGTGTCGCAAAACATATATACATTCTATGAAAAACGTTGGCATTCAATTGAAACTTGATAGTATTATTGTGATCAGACCGATAAATTTCAGCAGCATAAGAGTTGAGCATACCGTACTGCTCTTTATATTCcccaacaattaaattaagagcACATTTTTTAGCTCTAAAAGCCATATGCACTGACACTTTGAGCCCATGTTCATTCCATACCGAATCAGTTATCTCTTGAAGCTTCATATAAGGATTTGATTTGAACTTACTTAAATAATGTCTCGGAATCCATTTATACGTAATTTTCTTTACTTTATTCTTTCTTCCACAAGAATGAACGCCATGATAGGTCTTCACTTCAAAATGCCGCTTATTTTTCGGAATTGAAGCCCATATTTTCCACTTACAATTATCATCTTTACATCTAACACCCAccttgtttttatgattttttgtatACTTAACATCCACACCATTCCTCGCACAATAATCAATAATTTCCTTCCTAAATTCTACAGCATTTTCAAATTTTTGTTCCACAGAGAATGTAGTGTCAATCCAGTCAAGGCTATTGACTTTTGCTTTTTGAGATTTAGTATCCTGCCTAGTACAAGCTGGTGTAGTCAAATACCCATATTCATCTTCATCCGATGATGCTGTAGGACTATGTACGTCAAATTCATCATCATAATCACTATCTATATCATATCTTACATTATCCCTTTGAAGTTGTTCACCCAACCTTTCAAGTTCATGTTGAGATTCTTTTTCCAGCATTTCATTCTTCTTGTGTTTAGTTCTAGCATCAATTATCTCATCATCATCTATGTCACTACCATTCTCGTCATAATCAATCTCATTTAGAGGCACCTCAAGTGACACAATAGGTTCATTCACAACATTTAAACCAACCCCTAAACTGGTATCTTCTCCATAATTCTCGCTCATTTGGGCCCTATTTAGCAAGTCGGTGAAAGACATGTTCATTTCCATCTCACTCAAACTAAAGTCATTCATCTTCTGTAACAAgtgaaaataaaccaaataaagTCACTCTTAATTGCAATCATTGATCACCGGTTCAGAGAAGAAGAAAATTGTAAGGATATGCTTCAATCCATATGTATAAACAACAACTGAGTTTaacaaaattaattaaaattattcCACATCATCTAGTCATACAGTATGATATATAGCCTTATATGCATATGAAAATAATCAATTAAgcaacaacaatatgaaaattgTCCTCAAATTAGTAGTAAAATCATGTTAATTTACAATTACAACAATCTAAATCAAACAttcattgtcataataaaattaGAATCATACACTACCATAAACTAGGATAAAACAatttaaagatgagaattagcaTCATACCCAATACTTTGCAATGATCAAGAATGGATTTTTTGGCTCAAAATTGCAGTAGCCCTAGTTGTTGCTTTGATTGGAAGATggaggttttttttttcttagaaGGTTTTGTGATTTGCCTTTCAATTGTCAGAATTAGAATAGATTAAAAATGAAGGATGTGGGTTTTAGTTTTTAATTTTAGTGGGCTTAGCATTCTTCACATAACAGTAAGTTAACGGTGTTAATTGAATGCCTTAACTGTAAAATTTAAACGTTTAGGTCCTTAACTGGAAAAAATTACAAAGTTCGGGTCCTTGTCTTACCCTTAACTCCTAAATAATTCCATCAACGTCCCTTCAATCTTCAATTATGGCAACCATACCCATAGACGTAATACATCACTGTTCTTATCACACAATATTTCTATTTTTGATAGTTTCCTACTTTCCTAATCCTTCTATTAAATTTACCTTTTCTATCTCAAGTTTAAAATtatagaatttcagagaaagaaGGTAGAGTATTTATTTAAAACCCTTGCAAATTAAAGAAACCACAAAGTATCAAAAACCGTATTATCTAAATTCCGTTCACATCCGTTCAAACTCATGGTAATTTGATGAAAACCTAATCTCCGCGGCATTTAACAACACTCTCAAGAGTATAACCACCATTCTTGTGGAAATTACATTCCGCATGcacaaagaaacaaaattttgGAAATTCTTACTAATTTTGAAGATTATTCCTAAGCGTATTAATTTGACTTATAGTATATTAattaaaatctcattgaagaaAAAATGTTCTCCCAAGAAAACCCTACCGCGCCGGCGCAGGAAGACGAACAAGCAAATCGATCAACAAAGAAAGTCAAGATGCATCAAGAAACGATAACCAATCACATGGAAATGGATGCTCACATCCCTGAGAATATTCCCGCAGGGAATAATGTACAATTTCAAGGTATTAAACAATCCTATAAAGACTCTTTGAATTTTGGTTCATCCCCCTCATTTGCAGTCAATAATGGGTATGGTTTTAGGGTTTCGAACAACGAAACCTTTGAGGACGAATCAGATGATGATGTGGATGATAATGAGATTTCCAATGACCCGAATTGTCCTACCATCCTCCTAACCAAGGAGGAAAAGAGGAAAATTAGACAACATTGGAAAGAGACTCTTATTATTAAGATGTTCGATAAGAACATTGGTTATTTTACTCTTCTCCGCCAATTGAAGAAAAAATGGTCCTTGAAAGGGGGTCTTACACTTATGGATGTAGGACACGCATACTACGTGGCTCGCTTCACAAATAGCGAGGATTATGAGTTCGTCATAACACAGGGACCATGGATGATTGGGGATCATTACCTCACTATAAGGAAATGGGTCCCGAACTTTATTGCGACAGACGAGCCCATCAAGCACTTAACGACTTGGATTAGAATTCCTCACCTCTCTGTTGAATACTACCATGAGGATATCTTGAAGAAAATAGGGGAGAAAGTAGGGAAGGTTGTTAGAATTGACAAACCCACTGCACTGGCAGAAAGGGGACAATTTATTCGAATGAGTGTTGAGGTAGATTTATCGAAACCACTGTTATCCAAATTCCGCATGAATGGTAAAGTCTGGATAATTCAGTACGAGGGACTACGACAGATTTGTTACAAATGTGGTCGCTTAGGCCATAATGAAACTAATTGTCCACAATTTAGTACAGTGGCCTTGGATGCAGCTGTGCAAGATCGTAGCAACGAGGAACAGAGGAAAGGAGATAACATTCAGTTAGAAGGGGCTCAACAAAGGACAGTTCCCACAGAAACGTTTGGTTCTTGGATGCATGTGAAAAAGCCAACTCGTCGTAAGGTTACGGGGGTTGAGCCTGGTAAGAAAAAGGAAATCCAAACTGTCCAAAAGGACAAGGCACCTGTGCAAATCCTACAGAACAATCAGAGGAATGTAACCTCTAAGGAGGTAGGCTTAAACAATGCGAAAGCAGGAAAGCTGATAGAAAAGAGTAGTAAGGCAGCCAAAGAAGGAACCAAGGGAGTATCAGGGTCGAGGTTTGACATTTTGGGTCAACTGGGTTCGGATGATCCGAATACAAACATTAGTATAGAGCTGGAAGAGGAGCAGGGAGCTCACATTGAATTGGATCCGGGTATGGACCAGGAAAATTACTTGGATAGTCAAAACGAAATGTTAGGAAGCCCAAAGTCTTTATCGAGTATTTCCATTAATGTGGAAGAATCAATTCCGAAGATTACAAAGCCAACTAACAGAGTAAGTTTAGGCAATAACGGAAGCCAATCCATGGATTTAGGAAACAATCACAACAAGAAAGATACGATTATTCCTATGATTAGGATGGCAGTGAATGATGAAGGATTTTTTGAAGATCCCAGCCTAGTACAAATCCCTGTAAAAGAGGTCAGCAATATTTTTGCCAAAGATTCTTATAAACCAAGATTtccaaaagacaagcaattacCTATTAGGACTCCTTCTcctaaatttcataatttaaatAAGGAAAATAAGGATATTAATAGGAGAATCCCTTTAGCGTACAAAATTGTCAAAAAACCTCTGAAGAAAACTACACAAAATCGCCCTGCCCTATCCCAAATTTCGAAGAACCATGAACCACATCTACCCATTCCTTCACTTACCAGTAACGAGACTCGTCCACATCCCCCCATCTCAGACCCTGTTCATCGATGCCCCAATGGAGAACCCAGTGTTGACAGTAGCAATCCCACTTGCTCATTCAATCGAGATGGAGATAGAGGCATTTCTTCCTCCACGAACGATCACAGCCGACCTATTCATGGAAGTAAAGGTCCCTCTTCTAATGATGAGGGTGCTCAACAGACTATCTGAGGCTTTTATGTCCTCGGTTAATAATCCTCATACTGTTTTTATGGATCGTTTTCCCAACAGTTTGACTCAGCGTCCACCTTTAAGTCTCATGACTTGGAATGTACAAGGAGCTGGAAGCCCGGCCTTTTTATCTATGCTGAAGGAGCTTATTCGCATTAACAGACCTCAGGTCTTAGCTCTTGTTGAGACACATATTAGTGGGGCAGTAGCGCAGAGAGTCTGTGATAGAATAAATTTTGGAGGCAAAACTCGGGTTGAGGCAGAGGGTTTCAGCGGAGGCATTTGGCTCTTTTGGAGACCTGAAGAGGTAAGGGTTAATCCCATCATTCATAACACTCAACATATCACCGTGGAAATTTCCCGCACTGGGGAAATACCATGGTTCTATACAGCGGTTTATGCAAGTCCAGATTCAACCAAGAAAGAAGAGTTGTGGAGGAATTTAGAAGAGTTTGCTCATTCCCATAACAAACCGTGGTTAATCATGGGAGATTTTAATGACACTCGTTTCATGCATGAGAGAAACAGCAATAGTGAGGGGATGAGAAGAAGATGTGATAGGTTCAACTCGTGGTTGGAAACAAATGAATTGATGGACCTAAACTATTCGGGACCTGCTTACACTTGGACGAGAGGTAATACTCCATCCACAAGAAGATGGGCAAGGCTGGACAGGGCAGTGTGCAATTCTTCTTGGAGGGTAATGTTTGCAGAGGGGTCATTGCGTCATCTAATGCAAAATCAATCGGACCACTGCCCTATTCTGGTTAACACGAATGGGTTTGCTCCCATTCCCTCAATTCTCaaaccttttcgatttcaagCAGCGTGGATGTGTCATGAGAAATTCACGGAGTTTGTTACTAGCAATTGGCAAAATGATCAACCGCTAATTCCATTTGTGTACACTTTTGCTGATAAATTACAAGAATGGAATAAGCAGGTTTTTGGCAACATCTTTGAGCGGAAAAAAAGTCTTGAAAGGAGGCTTATGGGTGTCCAAAACAGGTTATCAAGAGGAGGACCAAATTACCTGTTCAAATATGAAAGGAAACTCAAAGTACAACTGGACGAGGTTCTTAAACAAGAGGAATTGCTTTGGTTTCAGAAATCAAGAATGGAAGCTATTTGTGACGGTGACCGTAATACGAGATTTTTCCACCTTAGCACTATTATAAGGAGGAAGCAAAACCGAATTGAAGGGTTACAAAATAGCGAAGGTAGATGGGTATGGAACTCGCAGGAGATCAAAAAGTTGGTTATTGATTTCTTCAAAGATGCTTTTGCAGGACCTACCTCGCAGATTAATTTGGACGGGGTCTTATCTGGAGAATTTCCGCAGTTAAGTATAGCTGAACAAGGAAAACTTAGCCGTGATTTTACAATCACTGAAGTTCAGAAAGCTTTAAATCAAATGTCCCCGTATAAGGCACCAGGCCCAGATGGTTTTCAAGCGATCTTCTATCAATCCCAATGGGACACTGTGTCACCGAGCCTCTGCAGGATGATTTTTAAAGTGCTTCACGAAGAATCTCTACCTGAAGGATTGTGCGAGACGTTCCTGACTTTGATACCCAAGGTGGAGAATCCACATATGGCATCTCAATTCCGACCAATTGGGCTTTGTAATGTATCTTTCAAGATCATTACCAAGATGATAGTTAACCGACTGAAAGAGGTGCTACCTATACTTATCAGCCCGATGCAATGTAGCTTTGTACCTCGGAGACAAATTACGGATAATATCATATTGGTTCAAGAAGTTTTACATTCAATGAGGGGAAAGAGAGGTCGACGAGGGTACATGGCAATCAAATTGGATTTAGCTAAGGCATATGATCGGCTGGAATGGCCATTTATTGCACACACCCTTGCGGACATGAATTTACCACCGCGAATGCAACGTGTGAT
This sequence is a window from Silene latifolia isolate original U9 population chromosome 8, ASM4854445v1, whole genome shotgun sequence. Protein-coding genes within it:
- the LOC141597532 gene encoding uncharacterized protein LOC141597532 gives rise to the protein MNDFSLSEMEMNMSFTDLLNRAQMSENYGEDTSLGVGLNVVNEPIVSLEVPLNEIDYDENGSDIDDDEIIDARTKHKKNEMLEKESQHELERLGEQLQRDNVRYDIDSDYDDEFDVHSPTASSDEDEYGYLTTPACTRQDTKSQKAKVNSLDWIDTTFSVEQKFENAVEFRKEIIDYCARNGVDVKYTKNHKNKVGVRCKDDNCKWKIWASIPKNKRHFEVKTYHGVHSCGRKNKVKKITYKWIPRHYLSKFKSNPYMKLQEITDSVWNEHGLKVSVHMAFRAKKCALNLIVGEYKEQYGMLNSYAAEIYRSDHNNTIKFQLNANVFHRMYICFATLKEGFLAGCRPFISIDGCWFKGPYGGQLLVAVGRDENNQMFPIAWAVVDVENTESWSWFLQLLAEDLQTSDGAGYTVMSDQQKGLLKAVAEMWPQAEQRVCARHVYMNFREVFGGGQEYRMHFWKIAKSTTPNEFKENVDKLHAISPEAAANLMGRNYEKWCRAFYTPQCQCDAVDNNMSEVFNAFILNSRHKPIITMLEDIRESIMERLHKKRDFIRSKNLAICPRAQEQLEKAKIAARGWNAAFGGRFTIDLFL